A genomic stretch from Moraxella nasicaprae includes:
- the rpoD gene encoding RNA polymerase sigma factor RpoD — protein MTNHHFNGEDNHESSSQLAELIRLGKEQGYLTYAEVNDQLPDSVTESDQIEDIVQMLTDVGIPVFEVAPDDDDMILTDAGSDDEMAADEAAAVLASVETEPGRTTDPVRMYMREMGTVDLLSRDGEIAIAKRIEEGTREVQYIMAYWPGTVKFVLDEYAQVLTGEKKISDVVSGFLSNDDGDFNPHEETELDLKENSTSSISDDLDDDLDDDDVGDEPMDSDSDDSNLDPEEVRVRFEEMQVLYDKAQLALQKHGRNSKKAKIAYDELANHFMLIKLNNRLSDQVMNLMREVYEDVRNTERQIMRLVIRRGRMPREEFKKTFPSNETNTEWLSHRIEGQPAFAETLAKVMPEVIVLQEKILSHEQNLQMDIKDMKAVARQMAIGEAKARRAKKDMVEANLRLVISIAKKYTNRGLQFLDLIQEGNIGLMKAVDKFEYRRGYKFSTYATWWIRQAITRSIADQARTIRIPVHMIETINKINRVSRQLLQEMGREPTPEELGERLDMDEAKVRKVLKIAKEPISMETPIGDDEDSHLGDFIEDNTISSPIENATAEGLREATREVLDNLTEREAKVLKMRFGIDMPSDHTLEEVGKQFDVTRERIRQIEAKALRKLRHPSRSEHLRSFLEND, from the coding sequence ATGACCAATCATCATTTCAATGGCGAAGACAACCACGAATCTTCATCTCAACTGGCTGAGCTTATCCGTTTGGGTAAAGAGCAAGGCTATCTGACTTATGCGGAGGTCAATGACCAACTGCCAGATTCTGTCACCGAAAGCGACCAAATTGAAGACATTGTGCAGATGCTGACCGATGTGGGCATTCCTGTATTTGAAGTCGCCCCTGATGATGATGACATGATTTTGACAGATGCAGGTAGTGATGACGAGATGGCGGCTGACGAAGCGGCTGCTGTACTGGCATCGGTTGAGACCGAACCAGGACGCACCACCGACCCTGTGCGTATGTACATGCGTGAAATGGGTACGGTGGATTTGCTGTCTCGTGATGGCGAGATTGCCATTGCCAAACGCATCGAAGAAGGCACTCGTGAAGTGCAGTACATCATGGCGTACTGGCCTGGTACGGTCAAATTTGTCTTAGATGAATACGCCCAAGTCTTGACGGGCGAGAAAAAAATCTCTGATGTGGTTTCAGGCTTTTTAAGCAATGATGATGGCGATTTTAACCCACACGAAGAGACTGAGCTTGACCTAAAAGAGAATAGCACAAGCAGCATCTCTGACGATTTGGACGATGATTTGGACGATGATGATGTTGGCGATGAGCCAATGGACAGCGATAGCGATGACTCAAACCTAGACCCAGAAGAGGTTCGTGTTCGTTTCGAAGAAATGCAGGTTTTGTACGACAAAGCTCAGCTTGCTCTACAAAAACACGGTCGCAATAGCAAAAAAGCCAAGATTGCCTATGATGAGCTTGCCAATCACTTCATGCTCATCAAACTCAATAACCGCCTGTCTGACCAAGTGATGAACTTGATGCGTGAAGTCTATGAAGATGTACGCAATACCGAACGCCAAATCATGCGTTTGGTGATTCGTCGTGGTCGTATGCCAAGAGAAGAATTCAAAAAAACCTTCCCAAGCAACGAAACCAACACCGAATGGCTATCGCACCGCATCGAGGGTCAGCCTGCCTTTGCTGAAACACTTGCCAAAGTCATGCCAGAGGTGATTGTCCTGCAAGAAAAAATCCTCAGCCATGAGCAAAATTTGCAAATGGACATCAAGGACATGAAAGCAGTCGCTCGCCAAATGGCAATCGGGGAAGCAAAAGCTCGCCGTGCCAAAAAAGACATGGTCGAAGCAAACCTTCGTCTGGTCATCAGTATTGCCAAAAAATACACCAATCGTGGCTTACAATTTCTTGACCTGATTCAAGAGGGCAACATCGGTCTGATGAAAGCGGTGGATAAGTTTGAATATCGTCGTGGTTATAAGTTCTCAACCTATGCCACTTGGTGGATTCGCCAAGCCATCACCCGCTCGATTGCTGACCAAGCTCGCACCATTCGTATCCCTGTGCACATGATTGAAACGATTAACAAAATCAACCGTGTCAGTCGCCAACTGCTACAAGAAATGGGGCGTGAACCAACACCAGAAGAATTGGGTGAACGCCTTGACATGGACGAGGCCAAAGTGCGTAAAGTCCTAAAAATCGCCAAAGAACCCATCTCAATGGAGACACCCATTGGCGATGATGAAGATAGCCACTTGGGAGATTTTATTGAGGACAATACCATTTCTAGTCCGATTGAGAACGCCACCGCAGAAGGGCTTCGTGAAGCAACTCGTGAAGTGCTGGACAATCTGACCGAAAGAGAGGCTAAGGTGCTAAAAATGCGTTTTGGTATCGATATGCCAAGCGACCATACGCTTGAAGAAGTGGGCAAACAGTTTGATGTTACCCGTGAACGCATTCGCCAAATTGAAGCTAAGGCACTGCGTAAACTTCGCCACCCATCTCGCTCAGAACACTTGCGTTCATTCCTTGAAAATGATTGA
- the mnmG gene encoding tRNA uridine-5-carboxymethylaminomethyl(34) synthesis enzyme MnmG yields MNYPKSYDVIVIGGGHAGTEAALAAARMGVKTMLITHNIETLGQMSCNPAIGGIGKSHLVREVDALGGAMALATDKAGIQFRVLNSRKGAAVRATRAQADRILYKAAIRHALENQENLDLFQQPVDDIIIENGKVVAVVTASGVRINTKTAVLTSGTFLGGVIHIGLQHQSGGRAGDMPSIRLADRLRELNLPVGRLKTGTPARIDARTVDFSVMTVQEGDTPLPVMSYMGDVSMHPRQIPCFITHTNERTHDIIRANLDRSPMFSGKIEGVGPRYCPSIEDKIHRFADKDSHQIFIEPEGLTTHELYPNGISTSLPFDVQIEFIHSMRGLENAHITRPGYAIEYDYFDPQNLKPTLETKSIDQLYFAGQINGTTGYEEAAAQGLLAGVNAALFAQNRQPWTPKRHEAYLGVLVDDLITHGTKEPYRMFTSRAEHRLLLREDNADERLTAIGRELGLIDDARWAKFNQKQEQIASETARLSDIWATPNNALGKAFMANTGEILTKENTLLDLLKRPNINFADIAKVADSSVSDEVGEQIEIAVKYQGYIDRQNDEIEQMKRLENTPLPMDFDYASVSGLSNEIVQKLSQVRPATLAQAGRISGVTPAAISLLAMTLKKQKKIAKVT; encoded by the coding sequence ATGAATTATCCAAAATCCTATGATGTCATCGTAATCGGTGGCGGACACGCAGGCACAGAAGCAGCTTTGGCGGCTGCCAGAATGGGCGTCAAAACCATGCTCATCACGCATAATATTGAGACTTTGGGGCAGATGAGCTGTAACCCTGCCATCGGTGGTATTGGCAAATCACATCTGGTGCGTGAGGTTGATGCGTTGGGTGGGGCAATGGCGTTGGCAACCGACAAAGCAGGCATTCAGTTTCGTGTACTAAACAGTCGAAAAGGGGCGGCTGTGCGAGCCACTCGTGCCCAAGCGGATCGAATTTTGTATAAAGCTGCCATTCGTCATGCTCTTGAAAATCAGGAAAATTTGGATTTATTCCAGCAGCCTGTGGACGACATCATCATCGAAAATGGTAAAGTGGTGGCGGTCGTGACGGCAAGCGGAGTGCGTATCAACACCAAGACAGCCGTTCTAACTTCTGGGACTTTTTTGGGTGGGGTCATTCATATTGGGCTGCAACACCAGTCAGGCGGGCGAGCAGGTGATATGCCATCGATTCGTCTTGCTGACCGTCTGCGTGAATTAAATTTACCTGTTGGGCGACTTAAAACAGGCACGCCAGCTCGTATTGATGCTCGTACGGTGGATTTCTCCGTGATGACCGTACAGGAGGGCGATACGCCACTGCCTGTGATGAGCTACATGGGCGATGTGTCGATGCATCCACGCCAGATTCCATGTTTCATCACGCACACCAACGAACGCACGCACGACATCATTCGTGCCAATCTAGACCGCTCGCCAATGTTTAGTGGCAAAATTGAAGGGGTGGGGCCTCGTTATTGTCCGTCTATTGAGGATAAGATTCATCGCTTTGCTGACAAGGATAGCCATCAGATTTTTATTGAGCCAGAGGGTTTGACCACGCACGAGCTGTATCCGAATGGCATTTCTACAAGTTTGCCTTTTGATGTGCAGATTGAATTTATTCACTCCATGCGTGGACTTGAAAATGCTCACATCACACGACCCGGCTACGCCATCGAATATGATTATTTTGACCCGCAAAATTTGAAACCAACTCTTGAAACCAAGTCCATTGACCAGTTGTATTTTGCAGGACAAATCAACGGAACAACAGGCTATGAAGAGGCGGCGGCACAGGGCTTATTGGCTGGTGTGAATGCTGCTTTATTCGCCCAAAATAGACAGCCGTGGACACCCAAACGCCACGAGGCATATCTGGGGGTGCTGGTGGACGACCTCATCACACATGGCACCAAAGAGCCGTACCGTATGTTCACCAGTCGTGCCGAACATCGTCTGCTACTTCGTGAGGATAATGCCGATGAACGCTTGACCGCCATTGGGCGAGAGCTTGGGCTGATTGATGATGCACGCTGGGCAAAATTTAATCAAAAACAAGAACAGATTGCCAGTGAAACCGCTCGCTTGTCAGACATTTGGGCAACGCCAAATAATGCTCTTGGCAAGGCATTCATGGCAAATACAGGCGAGATTTTGACCAAAGAAAATACATTGCTTGACCTACTAAAACGCCCAAACATCAACTTTGCTGACATTGCCAAAGTGGCGGACAGTAGTGTGTCTGACGAAGTGGGCGAGCAGATTGAAATTGCGGTCAAGTATCAAGGCTATATCGACCGTCAAAATGACGAGATTGAGCAGATGAAACGCCTTGAAAATACGCCACTACCGATGGATTTTGATTATGCCAGCGTCTCAGGATTGTCCAATGAGATTGTTCAAAAACTCTCACAGGTCAGACCAGCGACACTTGCCCAAGCAGGTCGTATCAGTGGTGTGACTCCTGCGGCAATCAGCTTGCTTGCGATGACTCTCAAAAAGCAAAAGAAAATCGCAAAAGTCACTTAG
- a CDS encoding histidine phosphatase family protein — MQKTLYFVRHCEPNYDNHNDKERELTAKGQADTRLINDFFTEINIDGIYASTFKRAYDTVYPLAQDKGLSVIQMAEFCERKIDDGWIEDFDIFCQRQWQDFDYRLNNGESLRQVQNRYLKAVHCLLNNDKKTLVIGSHGTALSVLIAYYQKQFGYDNFCQIKSLFPFIVQFDFDGLKCQRIVFYDIISNNQYVLKSS; from the coding sequence GTGCAAAAAACACTCTATTTTGTTCGTCATTGTGAACCAAATTATGACAACCATAATGACAAAGAGCGAGAATTAACTGCCAAAGGGCAAGCCGATACAAGGCTTATCAATGATTTTTTTACAGAAATTAATATTGATGGTATTTATGCCAGCACCTTTAAACGAGCTTATGATACGGTTTATCCCTTAGCACAAGATAAAGGCTTGTCTGTTATTCAAATGGCAGAGTTTTGTGAAAGAAAAATAGACGATGGCTGGATTGAGGATTTTGATATTTTTTGTCAAAGACAATGGCAGGATTTTGATTATCGCCTAAATAATGGCGAAAGTTTAAGGCAAGTTCAAAACCGTTATCTTAAAGCGGTTCATTGTTTATTAAATAATGACAAAAAGACATTGGTAATTGGGTCGCACGGCACGGCATTATCGGTATTGATTGCTTATTATCAAAAACAGTTTGGCTATGATAATTTTTGTCAAATTAAATCGCTTTTTCCCTTTATTGTACAATTTGACTTTGATGGATTAAAATGCCAACGCATTGTGTTTTATGATATCATAAGCAATAATCAGTATGTTTTAAAATCATCATGA
- a CDS encoding AEC family transporter, producing MLQAISFAFMIVFPNLALMGLGFFMKNKSLIDDNFVDIASKLVFNFGLPCLLFFSVIKSDVDYQAQLPLLSAGILTTFLLFFGAELYAKFFVPKLPDKGVFVQGVFRSNMAIISLSVVGNAYGDVGTGVGAVYMGILTILYNILSVITLSRTQVTQGFIKQGLDITKKIFQNPLIIALVSAFIYKAVGLSLPPKPITRTGELLASIALPLALICAGATLDIRSMFRLSGVSMQASLGRVLVAPLLAVVMGVLFALPAVQFGVLFVMVASPAAAASYVMAKAMGGNDVLAANILALTTVVSMIGMAIGMAWLRMLGLV from the coding sequence ATCCTACAAGCCATCAGTTTTGCTTTTATGATTGTTTTTCCAAACCTAGCCTTGATGGGGCTGGGTTTTTTTATGAAAAATAAATCGCTCATTGATGATAATTTTGTCGATATTGCCTCCAAGCTGGTGTTTAATTTTGGATTGCCTTGTTTACTATTTTTTAGTGTTATTAAAAGTGATGTGGATTATCAGGCACAACTGCCTTTGTTATCCGCAGGTATTTTGACGACTTTTTTGTTGTTTTTTGGGGCGGAGCTGTACGCCAAATTTTTTGTACCAAAATTGCCAGATAAAGGCGTATTTGTGCAAGGGGTGTTTCGTTCAAATATGGCAATCATCTCGCTTTCGGTGGTTGGCAATGCCTATGGCGATGTCGGTACAGGTGTCGGTGCGGTCTATATGGGCATCTTGACCATTTTGTACAATATTTTGTCTGTCATTACATTGTCTCGCACGCAAGTTACCCAAGGTTTTATCAAGCAAGGCCTTGATATTACCAAGAAGATTTTTCAAAATCCCTTAATTATCGCTCTGGTGTCGGCTTTCATTTACAAAGCGGTTGGGCTATCATTACCACCCAAACCCATCACCAGAACAGGAGAGCTGCTTGCCAGTATTGCATTGCCACTTGCCTTGATTTGTGCAGGGGCAACGCTTGATATTCGTTCGATGTTTAGATTGTCTGGTGTATCGATGCAGGCAAGTCTTGGGCGTGTGCTGGTTGCCCCTTTGTTGGCGGTGGTCATGGGGGTGTTATTTGCATTGCCAGCCGTGCAGTTTGGAGTATTGTTTGTGATGGTGGCAAGCCCTGCGGCAGCAGCAAGCTATGTCATGGCAAAGGCGATGGGTGGTAACGATGTGCTGGCGGCAAATATCTTGGCATTGACGACGGTGGTCAGCATGATTGGCATGGCAATCGGCATGGCGTGGCTAAGAATGTTGGGATTGGTTTAA
- a CDS encoding ATP phosphoribosyltransferase regulatory subunit: MLSQITKTDSSQHWLLPDGVADVLFVDAQKQEALRDALLFILTAHGYRLVSPPLIEYTDSLLGYADEDLKLQTFKFIDQKTGRLMGLRADVTPQILRIDGQHGKGVNRYCYVEQVVKTLPQGLFGLRTPLQLGAEIFGVQGIEAELSLLDVLTALLDEIGLPVQDLHLDIGHVAIFDRLCQLHQIDSQTAGELMAIYHKKAMPELSVLCQTLKPMAKEDFLLLAGLDWCGDGVPTCDDFLGQLSEQSRQDLQIMTAIDEVIRLAAHARSLGLQVGIDITELSGYHYHTGIVFNGYLGVGQSSQALVRGGRFVGVSKQQQARNATGFSMDLNRLLAFVELQEDTVIWVDYEQLQTATTEQKADLAKQIKTLQDEGCVVIKPISPDDRPDEIDGVLEIDDNQTWAVRLVGDDC, translated from the coding sequence GTGTTGTCACAAATTACCAAAACTGATTCGAGCCAGCATTGGTTGTTGCCAGATGGTGTCGCTGATGTGTTGTTTGTCGATGCCCAAAAACAAGAGGCGTTGCGTGATGCTTTGTTGTTTATTTTGACGGCTCACGGATATCGCTTGGTGTCGCCACCGCTGATTGAATACACAGACAGTTTGTTGGGTTATGCTGATGAAGATTTAAAATTACAGACTTTTAAATTCATTGACCAAAAAACAGGCAGATTGATGGGGCTGCGTGCTGATGTCACGCCACAGATTTTGCGGATTGATGGTCAGCATGGTAAGGGCGTAAACCGTTATTGCTATGTAGAACAAGTGGTCAAAACGCTACCACAGGGGTTGTTTGGATTACGCACACCCCTACAATTAGGTGCAGAGATTTTTGGTGTGCAGGGCATTGAGGCGGAGTTATCATTGCTTGATGTGCTGACAGCACTGCTTGATGAGATTGGTTTGCCAGTGCAGGATTTACACCTTGATATTGGTCATGTGGCGATTTTTGACCGACTGTGTCAGCTACATCAGATTGATTCGCAGACGGCTGGCGAGTTGATGGCGATTTATCACAAAAAAGCCATGCCAGAGCTATCAGTACTGTGCCAGACACTCAAACCAATGGCAAAAGAGGATTTTTTGTTATTGGCAGGACTTGATTGGTGCGGTGATGGCGTGCCAACCTGTGATGATTTTTTGGGTCAGCTTTCTGAGCAGAGTCGGCAAGACCTTCAAATCATGACTGCCATCGATGAAGTGATTCGTTTGGCGGCACACGCTCGTTCACTTGGTTTACAGGTGGGTATTGATATTACCGAATTATCAGGCTACCATTATCACACAGGCATTGTGTTTAATGGCTATTTGGGTGTGGGGCAGTCGTCACAAGCTTTGGTGCGTGGTGGTCGTTTTGTGGGTGTTAGCAAACAGCAACAAGCACGCAATGCCACAGGATTTAGCATGGATTTAAATCGCTTGCTTGCTTTTGTTGAGCTGCAAGAGGATACGGTGATTTGGGTGGATTATGAGCAATTACAGACCGCCACTACCGAGCAAAAGGCTGATTTAGCCAAGCAAATCAAGACTTTGCAAGATGAGGGCTGTGTTGTCATTAAGCCAATTTCGCCAGATGATAGACCTGATGAGATTGACGGTGTATTGGAGATTGACGATAATCAAACTTGGGCGGTGCGTCTGGTTGGCGATGATTGTTAA
- a CDS encoding adenylosuccinate synthase, producing MGKNVVVLGSQWGDEGKGKIVDLLTEKATAVARFQGGHNAGHTLVVGGEKTVLHLIPSGILREGVTCFIGNGVVLAPDALLKEMNGLIEKGVPVRDRLRISPACPLIMPYHTALDQAREIKRGNAKIGTTGRGIGPAYEDKVARRALKVSDLFRDDLPQKLEALLEYHNFQLTQYYKVDAIDFEETLKLCQTWRDELKDLVVDVTNELENRRQKGENLMFEGAQGTLLDIDHGTYPFVTSSNTTAGGVSTGTGLGPLYLDYVLGITKAYTTRVGSGPFPTELFDEVGAHLAKVGHEFGATTGRARRCGWFDAVSLRRAVVLNSMSGICLTKLDVLDGLEEIKIATDYRVPQEEIAGAVDAQFYEQVEPVYETLAGWSESTIGITKFEDLPANAQAYIKRIEELVGCPVDIISTGPDRDETIVLRDPYDA from the coding sequence ATGGGTAAGAATGTTGTCGTGCTAGGCAGCCAATGGGGCGATGAGGGCAAGGGCAAGATTGTTGATTTATTGACCGAAAAAGCCACAGCGGTTGCTCGCTTTCAAGGTGGTCATAATGCAGGTCATACGCTGGTGGTCGGTGGTGAAAAGACCGTACTGCATTTGATTCCATCGGGTATTTTGCGTGAAGGCGTCACCTGTTTTATTGGCAACGGTGTGGTGCTTGCCCCTGACGCATTGCTCAAAGAGATGAACGGTCTGATTGAAAAGGGTGTGCCTGTGCGTGACAGATTGCGTATCTCGCCAGCATGTCCTTTAATCATGCCTTATCATACGGCACTAGACCAAGCTCGTGAAATCAAGCGTGGCAATGCCAAGATTGGCACAACAGGTCGTGGCATTGGTCCTGCTTATGAGGATAAAGTGGCTCGCCGTGCCTTGAAAGTCTCGGATTTATTCCGTGACGATTTGCCACAAAAGCTAGAAGCTTTGCTAGAATACCATAATTTTCAACTGACTCAGTATTATAAAGTTGATGCCATTGACTTTGAAGAGACGCTAAAACTTTGCCAAACTTGGCGTGATGAACTAAAAGATTTGGTGGTTGATGTTACCAATGAATTGGAAAATCGTCGTCAAAAGGGCGAAAACCTAATGTTTGAAGGTGCTCAGGGCACATTGCTTGATATTGACCATGGTACTTATCCTTTTGTGACCAGTTCTAATACCACCGCAGGCGGTGTATCGACAGGCACAGGGCTTGGTCCTTTGTACCTAGACTATGTGCTTGGTATTACCAAGGCTTACACCACTCGTGTTGGCTCAGGTCCATTCCCAACCGAATTGTTTGATGAAGTAGGGGCACATCTTGCCAAAGTGGGTCATGAATTTGGGGCAACCACAGGTCGTGCTCGCCGTTGTGGCTGGTTTGATGCTGTTAGTCTGCGTCGTGCTGTGGTACTCAATTCGATGTCAGGCATTTGCTTGACCAAGCTAGATGTTCTTGATGGTTTGGAGGAAATCAAAATCGCCACCGATTATCGAGTGCCACAAGAAGAGATTGCCGGTGCGGTTGATGCACAGTTTTATGAGCAAGTTGAACCTGTTTATGAAACTTTGGCAGGCTGGTCAGAATCTACCATCGGCATCACCAAATTTGAAGATTTGCCAGCCAATGCTCAGGCGTACATCAAACGCATTGAAGAGTTGGTGGGTTGCCCTGTTGATATCATCTCCACAGGTCCAGACCGTGATGAAACCATCGTATTAAGAGACCCATACGATGCCTAA
- a CDS encoding 5-formyltetrahydrofolate cyclo-ligase, with protein sequence MNMPQNPLSRQFFRKQRRQLSSQQRHRATFLASRFLPKLHDLLPKNANIGLYLDDFGELPTDVLMKFCQRYGHQAYLPITKTGQPLTFAPLTKTLAQTPTKRHQLGMLEPITKPIITACRLDAIICPLVAVDKQGVRLGMGGGFYDRTLSVRPKPLAIGWCYDFQIIDQLPKQAWDETMDIIISDCRFIRLN encoded by the coding sequence ATGAATATGCCACAAAATCCACTGTCTCGCCAATTTTTTCGCAAACAAAGACGACAGCTAAGCTCACAACAACGACATAGGGCGACTTTTTTGGCCAGTCGTTTTTTGCCAAAACTGCACGATTTATTACCAAAAAATGCCAACATTGGGCTATATCTTGATGATTTTGGCGAATTACCAACCGATGTTTTGATGAAATTTTGCCAGCGGTATGGACATCAAGCCTACCTGCCCATCACTAAGACAGGTCAGCCCTTAACCTTTGCCCCCTTAACAAAAACATTGGCACAGACACCAACCAAACGACATCAGTTGGGCATGCTTGAACCTATAACCAAACCCATCATCACAGCATGCAGACTTGATGCCATCATTTGTCCATTAGTAGCTGTGGATAAGCAAGGTGTACGACTGGGCATGGGTGGCGGTTTTTATGACAGGACATTAAGTGTTAGGCCTAAGCCGCTGGCGATTGGCTGGTGTTATGATTTTCAAATCATCGACCAACTACCCAAACAAGCATGGGACGAAACCATGGACATCATCATCAGCGATTGTCGCTTTATTCGATTAAACTAA
- the fumC gene encoding class II fumarate hydratase yields MTFRIEKDTMGEVQVPADAYYGAQTQRSRDNFKIGGETLPRPLIEAMALVKKAAAMTNAGLGRIQDEQKQLIVAAADEILAGQFADQFPLVVWQTGSGTQSNMNMNEVIANRANELAGKPKGSYQPVHPNDHVNHAQSTNDSFPTAIRVAAAVQINTHLIPAIKALKDTLADKSAQFANIVKIGRTHLQDATPLTLGQEFSGYVSQLEHGLARIEDALTGLYELPLGGTAVGTGLNSHPDYAIKAAQTLADLTGLPFITSPNKFEALAARDAEVYASGALKTLAVSLNKIANDVRWLSSGPRCGLGEIKIPENEPGSSIMPGKVNPTQSEAMTMVVAQVLGNDTTIGMAGASGNFELNVYMPVIGYNLLQSIRLLADACHSFNEHCAVGITPVPEKIDEFLHNSLMLVTALNRHVGYENAAKIAKTAYANNQTLKQTAIDLGLLTAEQFDEWVVPSQMIAPK; encoded by the coding sequence ATGACATTTCGTATTGAAAAAGACACAATGGGCGAAGTACAAGTGCCTGCTGATGCTTACTATGGAGCTCAAACACAGCGTAGCCGTGATAATTTTAAAATTGGTGGCGAGACTTTGCCACGCCCGTTGATTGAGGCGATGGCATTGGTCAAAAAGGCGGCGGCCATGACCAATGCTGGACTTGGGCGTATCCAAGATGAGCAAAAGCAGCTGATTGTGGCAGCGGCTGATGAGATTTTGGCAGGTCAATTTGCCGACCAATTTCCTTTGGTTGTATGGCAAACAGGCTCTGGCACACAGTCGAACATGAACATGAATGAAGTGATTGCTAATCGAGCCAATGAGCTGGCAGGCAAGCCCAAAGGCAGTTATCAGCCTGTACACCCGAACGACCATGTCAATCACGCCCAATCCACCAATGACAGTTTTCCGACAGCCATTCGAGTGGCGGCAGCTGTGCAAATTAACACCCATCTGATTCCAGCCATCAAGGCATTAAAAGACACTTTGGCGGATAAGTCTGCCCAATTTGCCAATATTGTCAAGATTGGTCGAACTCATCTGCAAGATGCCACGCCTTTGACATTGGGGCAAGAGTTTAGTGGCTATGTATCACAATTAGAGCATGGCTTGGCACGCATTGAAGATGCACTAACAGGACTTTATGAGCTACCTTTGGGTGGTACGGCTGTTGGCACTGGGCTAAATAGCCACCCAGATTATGCAATCAAGGCAGCACAGACGCTGGCGGATTTGACAGGACTGCCATTCATTACTTCGCCAAATAAGTTTGAGGCATTGGCAGCTCGTGATGCCGAAGTGTATGCTTCTGGGGCATTAAAAACTTTGGCGGTCAGTCTTAATAAAATTGCCAATGATGTTCGTTGGCTATCATCAGGGCCAAGATGTGGTTTGGGCGAGATTAAGATTCCTGAAAATGAACCTGGTTCGTCCATCATGCCAGGCAAGGTTAATCCAACTCAGTCGGAGGCGATGACCATGGTTGTGGCTCAGGTGTTGGGCAATGATACTACCATCGGCATGGCGGGTGCGTCTGGGAATTTTGAGCTGAATGTCTATATGCCTGTGATTGGCTATAATCTGCTACAATCCATTCGCTTGCTTGCTGATGCTTGCCATAGTTTTAATGAGCATTGTGCGGTTGGTATCACGCCTGTTCCAGAAAAAATTGATGAATTTTTGCATAATTCATTGATGTTGGTAACGGCACTAAATCGCCATGTTGGCTATGAAAATGCAGCAAAAATCGCCAAAACTGCCTATGCCAACAATCAAACACTCAAACAAACCGCCATTGATTTGGGCTTATTGACTGCTGAGCAGTTTGATGAATGGGTTGTGCCAAGTCAGATGATTGCACCAAAATAA
- the rpsT gene encoding 30S ribosomal protein S20, producing the protein MANSAQARKRARQNTKRRQQNASQRSMVRTFIKRVNTAIEAKSYELATEAYNKAVPVIDRMADKGIIHKNKAARHKSRLNAAVKALKG; encoded by the coding sequence ATGGCAAACTCTGCACAAGCTCGTAAGCGTGCTCGTCAAAACACCAAGCGTCGTCAGCAAAATGCTTCTCAGCGTTCTATGGTTCGTACTTTCATCAAGCGTGTGAATACTGCGATTGAAGCTAAATCTTATGAGCTAGCCACCGAAGCATACAACAAAGCTGTGCCAGTAATCGACCGTATGGCTGACAAAGGCATCATTCACAAGAATAAAGCTGCTCGTCATAAGAGCCGCCTAAATGCCGCAGTAAAAGCTCTAAAAGGCTAA